Within the Pseudomonas chlororaphis subsp. aurantiaca genome, the region TGACCTCGCCGGCCGGTACCACGGAAGCTGCGATCAAGTCGTTCCAGGCCAGCGGCTTCGAAGCCCTGGTGGAAAAAGCATTGGGTGCCGCCGCGCACCGCTCGGCCGAGATGGCCGAACAACTGGGCCAATAAGGAGCCAATGATGATTGGATTGAACACTGCGGCGGTGTACGTGCTGCAAACCCTGGGCAGCCTGTACCTGCTGATCGTTCTGCTGCGCTTCGTGCTGCAACTGGTACGCGCCGACTTCTACAACCCACTGTGCCAGTTCGCCGTGCGCGCCACCCAGCCGCTGCTCAAGCCGATGCGCCGGGTCATCCCGAGCCTGTTCGGCCTGGACATGTCGTCGCTGATCCTGGCGATCGTCGTGCAACTGCTGCTGATGGCCCTGACCCTGCTGCTGACCTACGGCACCACCGGCAACCCGGTGCAACTGCTGATCTGGTCAATCATTGGCGTAACCGCGCTGTTCATGAAGATTTTCTTCTTCGCCCTGATTATCAGCGTGATCCTTTCCTGGGTCGCCCCGGGCAGCCATAACCCGGGCGCCGAACTGGTCAACCAGATCTGCGAGCCGGCCCTGGCGCCGTTCCGCCGTATCCTGCCGAGCATGGGCGGCCTGGATATATCGCCGATCCTGGCGTTCATGGTGCTCAAGCTGATCGACATGCTGGTGATCAACAACCTGGCAGCGATGACCA harbors:
- a CDS encoding YggT family protein, whose amino-acid sequence is MIGLNTAAVYVLQTLGSLYLLIVLLRFVLQLVRADFYNPLCQFAVRATQPLLKPMRRVIPSLFGLDMSSLILAIVVQLLLMALTLLLTYGTTGNPVQLLIWSIIGVTALFMKIFFFALIISVILSWVAPGSHNPGAELVNQICEPALAPFRRILPSMGGLDISPILAFMVLKLIDMLVINNLAAMTMMPEILRLLI